A stretch of Primulina tabacum isolate GXHZ01 chromosome 13, ASM2559414v2, whole genome shotgun sequence DNA encodes these proteins:
- the LOC142521952 gene encoding uncharacterized protein LOC142521952 → MEQRNKPSLPSSDTERPVCPKCGKPHKGNILIFDKKALTIIDTGATHSFMSEVFMHSLSVEPTVMPLHFNIVLPSGDEICPTRILKACPVQMSTRLLLNADLIGIPNVAFDVILGSSMSIPIISCLQATKLLHKDCIGFLASVLDVRKESNMQLQDNDVVQDYPDVFADDVPGLPPDREVEFVIDLIPSTAQISKAPYRMSPTEMKELKNQLQELFDKGFIRPSSSPWGALVLFVKKKDGSHHVFENRSSIRISSIEGKNRGHTKYCF, encoded by the exons ATGGAGCAACGCAATAAGCCTTCTTTACCTTCTTCAGATACGGAGCGACCTGTGTGTCCTAAGTGTGGCAAGCCACACAAAG GTAATATTTTAATCTTCGACAAGAAAGCACTTACAATAATTGATACTGGTGCGacacattcttttatgtctgaagtgTTTATGCATTCTTTATCTGTTGAACCTACTGTTATGCCATTACACTTCAATATTGTGTTGCCCTCTGGAGATGAAATTTGTCCTACTCGTATCCTTAAGGCTTGTCCTGTTCAAATGAGTACAAGATTATTGTTAAATGCTGATCTTATTGGTATTCCGAACGTAGCATTTGATGTCATAttgg GCTCTTCGATGAGTATTCCTATTATTTCTTGTCTACAAGCTACTAAATTGTTGCACAAAGATTGTATTGGTTTTCTTGCTTCAGTGTTGGATGTGCGCAAGGAAAGTAATATGCAATTACAGGATAATGATGTGGTTCAAGATTATCCTGacgtatttgcagatgatgtgcCTGGATTACCACCTGATCGAGAGGTAGAGTTTGTTATTGATTTAATTCCAAGTACAGCTCaaatttctaaggctccgtacagaatgtcTCCGACTgagatgaaagaattaaagaatCAATTACAGGAGCTATTTGATAAAGGTTTTATCCGTCCTAGTTCATCGCCGTGGGGAGCTCTTGTGTTATTtgtaaaaaagaaagatgg gagccaCCATGTTTTCGAAAATCGATCTtcgatccggatatcatcaattgaaggtAAAAACAGAGGACATACCAAATACTGCTTTTAG